In a single window of the Acidobacteriota bacterium genome:
- the fabG gene encoding 3-oxoacyl-ACP reductase FabG → MVDLTGKIAVVTGGARGIGQTIAAVLAGCGAHVVAADVMAAGASGAAATGGAGAVETAVMDVTDAAGVEATIADVMARHGRVDILVNNAGITRDQLLMRMKRDDWDRVLNVNLTGAFICSQAVLRPMMKQRAGRIISISSVVGQMGNAGQSNYAASKAGLIGFSKALAREVASRNITVNVVAPGLIDTEMTRALPPETQNEWLGKVPLGRFGSPEDIASAVCFLASNEASYITGQVLAVNGGMYT, encoded by the coding sequence ATGGTGGATTTGACCGGAAAAATCGCGGTCGTGACTGGCGGGGCCAGAGGAATCGGCCAGACGATTGCGGCCGTGCTGGCTGGATGCGGGGCTCATGTCGTCGCGGCCGACGTGATGGCGGCCGGCGCATCCGGGGCAGCGGCCACCGGTGGCGCGGGCGCCGTTGAGACGGCCGTCATGGATGTGACCGACGCCGCCGGGGTCGAGGCGACGATCGCGGATGTCATGGCCCGCCACGGGCGCGTCGACATCCTGGTGAACAACGCCGGCATCACACGCGACCAGTTGCTGATGCGCATGAAGCGGGACGACTGGGACCGCGTGCTCAACGTGAACCTGACGGGCGCCTTCATCTGTTCGCAAGCGGTGCTGCGGCCCATGATGAAACAACGCGCCGGCCGGATCATCAGCATCAGTTCGGTGGTCGGCCAGATGGGCAACGCCGGACAGTCGAACTACGCGGCGTCGAAGGCCGGGCTGATTGGATTCAGCAAGGCGCTCGCCCGCGAAGTGGCGTCGCGCAACATCACCGTCAACGTGGTGGCGCCGGGCCTCATCGACACCGAGATGACGCGCGCCCTGCCGCCCGAGACGCAGAACGAGTGGCTGGGCAAGGTGCCGCTCGGGCGCTTCGGCAGTCCGGAAGATATCGCGTCGGCCGTCTGTTTCCTGGCCTCGAACGAGGCTTCGTACATCACGGGGCAGGTCCTTGCCGTCAACGGCGGGATGTATACGTAG
- the fabD gene encoding ACP S-malonyltransferase has product MIAFLFPGQGSQRVGMGRAFADAYPVCRDAMAEADEALGEDLSGLCYNGPEDKLVLTENTQPAILAVSVALARLVVSKGVRPAFVAGHSLGEYSAHVTAGTITFGDALRAVRRRGRYMQEAVPVGQGAMAAILGLDADQVAAACAEAAQGDVVSTANLNAPGQIVIAGSKEAVARAIVQAKARGARRAIPLPVSAPFHCALMKPAEARLAPELRALAASDPVVPVVADVDAEPKRDARSAIEALVTQVSSPVRWEEVMQRLASEGIRKYLEVGPGTVLTGLGRKIIKDGIFLTLEAPADLDVVVADLLS; this is encoded by the coding sequence GTGATTGCGTTCTTGTTTCCGGGACAGGGGTCGCAGAGAGTCGGGATGGGGCGTGCGTTCGCCGACGCGTACCCCGTGTGCCGCGACGCGATGGCGGAAGCCGACGAGGCGCTGGGCGAGGATCTGAGCGGGCTGTGCTACAACGGGCCCGAAGACAAACTGGTCCTCACCGAGAATACGCAACCTGCGATCCTCGCCGTGAGCGTGGCGCTCGCTCGCCTGGTCGTGTCGAAGGGCGTGCGGCCTGCGTTTGTCGCCGGCCATAGCCTGGGAGAGTACTCCGCACATGTGACGGCTGGCACGATCACGTTTGGTGACGCGCTGAGAGCCGTGAGGCGGCGGGGTCGGTACATGCAGGAGGCCGTTCCGGTCGGGCAGGGGGCCATGGCGGCGATTCTGGGTCTCGATGCGGATCAGGTTGCCGCCGCGTGTGCCGAAGCGGCGCAGGGCGACGTGGTGAGCACGGCGAATCTGAACGCGCCCGGGCAGATCGTCATCGCCGGGTCGAAGGAGGCCGTCGCGCGGGCGATTGTGCAGGCGAAAGCGCGAGGGGCCCGGCGGGCGATTCCGCTGCCCGTGAGCGCCCCGTTCCATTGCGCGCTCATGAAGCCGGCCGAAGCCCGGCTGGCGCCGGAACTGCGCGCCCTGGCGGCATCCGATCCGGTCGTGCCGGTCGTGGCTGACGTCGATGCCGAACCGAAGCGTGATGCCCGGTCGGCCATCGAGGCGCTGGTGACGCAGGTGTCGTCGCCGGTCCGTTGGGAAGAGGTAATGCAACGGCTTGCATCCGAAGGCATCCGCAAGTATCTTGAAGTGGGACCCGGAACGGTGCTGACTGGGCTTGGACGTAAGATTATCAAGGACGGGATCTTCCTGACGCTCGAGGCTCCGGCGGACCTCGACGTGGTCGTGGCCGATTTGTTGTCGTAG
- the plsX gene encoding phosphate acyltransferase PlsX produces MRVAVDAMGGDRAPRVVVEGAAAAVRATGVGVTLVGPPELLREELDRLPDSAALDITIAPAADVVGMGETPARTLRRKPQASIKVAAELVANGEADALFSAGNTGATVLAAYTALGLLEGAERPALAAAVPTQSGTAVLLDVGANANCRPRHLLTFGIMGAVFARVGLGTGEPRVGLLSIGEEETKGNALTREGHALLKASRLQFIGNVEARDVYSGAADVVVCDGFTGNVVIKVSEGVVEMIDAVWQHGAFLERGTPGQSAAVEAFERFRTRVDYSEYGGAPLLGVAGVCIVGHGRSSEKAVRNAIVMAHRFATDGLVPRIRQELSMLRGMAL; encoded by the coding sequence ATGCGGGTAGCCGTTGACGCCATGGGGGGCGACCGGGCCCCCCGCGTGGTCGTGGAGGGGGCAGCGGCCGCTGTCCGGGCGACCGGAGTGGGCGTGACGCTGGTTGGTCCTCCGGAGTTGCTGCGCGAAGAACTGGATCGGCTGCCAGACTCCGCGGCGCTCGACATCACTATTGCGCCTGCGGCCGACGTGGTCGGCATGGGTGAGACGCCCGCCCGCACGCTCAGGCGCAAACCTCAGGCGTCAATCAAGGTCGCTGCCGAATTGGTGGCCAACGGTGAGGCCGACGCGCTCTTCAGCGCGGGCAATACTGGCGCGACCGTGCTTGCCGCTTACACCGCGCTGGGACTGCTTGAGGGCGCCGAACGGCCGGCCCTGGCCGCCGCGGTGCCGACGCAGTCTGGAACGGCCGTCCTGCTCGACGTCGGAGCCAACGCGAACTGCCGGCCGCGTCACCTGCTGACCTTCGGCATCATGGGCGCTGTGTTCGCCCGCGTCGGCCTGGGTACGGGAGAACCGCGAGTCGGGCTGCTGTCGATTGGCGAGGAAGAGACCAAGGGCAATGCGCTCACGCGTGAGGGGCACGCCCTGCTGAAGGCCAGCCGCCTCCAGTTCATCGGGAATGTCGAGGCGCGAGACGTATACTCCGGGGCGGCCGACGTCGTCGTCTGTGACGGCTTCACGGGCAACGTCGTGATCAAGGTGAGCGAAGGCGTGGTTGAGATGATCGACGCGGTCTGGCAGCATGGCGCGTTTCTCGAGCGCGGAACACCGGGGCAATCGGCCGCGGTCGAGGCGTTCGAGCGGTTCAGGACGCGCGTCGACTACTCAGAGTACGGGGGCGCGCCGCTGCTGGGCGTCGCTGGCGTGTGCATCGTCGGGCACGGCCGATCGTCGGAGAAGGCCGTGCGGAATGCGATTGTCATGGCGCATCGGTTCGCCACCGACGGCCTGGTGCCGCGGATCCGGCAGGAGTTGTCGATGCTGCGGGGGATGGCGTTGTGA
- the rpmF gene encoding 50S ribosomal protein L32, with translation MPNPKRRHSKQRTAKRRTHDALKPASLGQCPQCHEAKAPHQICLHCGYYRGRQVREVEET, from the coding sequence ATGCCGAATCCAAAACGACGACATTCCAAGCAGCGGACCGCCAAGCGGCGCACGCACGACGCGCTCAAGCCCGCCTCGCTCGGCCAGTGTCCGCAGTGCCACGAAGCCAAGGCCCCTCATCAGATCTGCCTCCACTGCGGGTACTATCGCGGGCGGCAGGTTCGCGAGGTCGAAGAGACCTAG
- a CDS encoding DUF177 domain-containing protein: protein MSDLLLDVSQMRDAHVRVERTIAADALANDAGLFGVSGPVSLTVAIQKDRQQFRLTGRIQATLELECSRCLVGFEMPVDEAFDVLYLPHSEAKGDGEVEIEDDDLSTAYFSDQRIDLGQLVMEQFFMVVPMKPLCAATCRGLCAMCGANLNSGSCSCAVRWEDPRLAVLREMKKET, encoded by the coding sequence ATGAGTGACTTGCTGCTGGATGTCAGCCAGATGCGCGACGCGCATGTTCGCGTCGAGCGGACGATAGCCGCCGATGCGCTGGCCAACGACGCGGGTCTGTTCGGCGTCAGCGGGCCGGTGAGCCTGACTGTGGCGATCCAGAAGGATCGCCAGCAGTTCCGGCTGACAGGCAGGATACAGGCGACGCTCGAACTCGAGTGCAGCCGGTGCCTGGTCGGTTTCGAAATGCCGGTTGACGAGGCCTTCGACGTGCTCTACCTGCCCCATTCCGAGGCCAAGGGAGATGGGGAGGTGGAGATCGAGGACGACGATCTGTCAACCGCGTATTTCAGTGACCAGCGTATCGACCTCGGCCAGCTGGTGATGGAGCAGTTCTTCATGGTGGTCCCGATGAAGCCGCTCTGCGCCGCGACCTGCCGGGGTTTGTGCGCGATGTGCGGCGCGAACCTGAACAGCGGTTCGTGCTCGTGTGCGGTGCGGTGGGAGGACCCGCGGTTGGCGGTGCTCCGGGAGATGAAGAAGGAAACCTAG
- a CDS encoding deoxyguanosinetriphosphate triphosphohydrolase, whose translation MPTIREVLEQREERMLAPQAARSAASRGRLWPEPEDDIRPAFQRDRDRIVHCKAFRRLKHKTQVFFAPTGDHYRTRLTHTLEVSQIARTISKALALQEELTEAIALGHDLGHTPFGHQGERVLADLVPGGFEHDHQSLRIVDVLERNGAGLNLTIEVRDGISKHSKGKRGAPIGPDVPDAALTLEGQITRLSDLIAYVNHDIDDAVRAGILDIGSLPAGPTKVLGLTHSGRIGRMVADVVNATLEGGLSEIRMTEPVLQAMLELRSFLYATVYENQLSTAEFKKAAGILGGLWEKVREQPERFLDGPTLERDGLDVAASDFLAGMTDRYAVALFEHLFIPKPWVALSGRWDDRLE comes from the coding sequence GTGCCGACGATCCGCGAAGTTCTCGAGCAACGCGAAGAGCGCATGCTGGCGCCGCAGGCGGCCCGGAGCGCGGCCAGCCGGGGCCGGCTGTGGCCTGAGCCTGAAGACGACATCCGTCCGGCGTTCCAGCGCGATCGTGATCGCATCGTGCACTGCAAGGCGTTCCGCCGGCTCAAGCACAAGACCCAGGTCTTTTTCGCTCCGACCGGCGATCATTACCGGACCCGGCTGACGCATACGCTTGAGGTCTCGCAGATTGCGCGGACCATCAGTAAGGCGCTGGCCCTCCAGGAAGAACTGACCGAGGCCATCGCGCTCGGGCACGACCTGGGCCACACGCCCTTCGGCCACCAGGGAGAGCGCGTGCTCGCCGACCTGGTGCCTGGCGGGTTCGAGCACGATCATCAGAGTCTGCGCATCGTTGACGTGCTCGAACGGAATGGTGCCGGGTTGAATCTGACCATCGAGGTTCGAGACGGTATCTCCAAGCACTCGAAGGGCAAGCGCGGAGCGCCGATTGGCCCGGACGTGCCTGATGCGGCATTGACGCTCGAGGGGCAGATCACGCGCCTCTCGGATCTGATCGCGTACGTCAATCACGACATTGACGATGCCGTTCGGGCAGGCATTCTCGATATTGGTTCGCTTCCGGCCGGGCCGACGAAGGTATTGGGCCTGACGCACTCGGGGCGAATCGGGCGGATGGTCGCCGACGTGGTGAACGCGACGCTCGAAGGCGGCCTGTCAGAGATCCGGATGACCGAGCCGGTGCTTCAGGCGATGCTTGAGCTCCGGAGTTTCCTGTATGCCACGGTGTACGAGAATCAGCTGTCAACTGCCGAATTCAAGAAGGCGGCCGGCATTCTGGGCGGGTTGTGGGAGAAGGTCCGAGAGCAGCCGGAGCGGTTCCTCGACGGCCCGACGCTCGAGCGCGACGGCCTCGACGTGGCGGCGAGCGATTTCCTGGCCGGCATGACCGATCGGTACGCCGTCGCCCTGTTTGAGCATCTTTTCATACCCAAACCCTGGGTCGCGCTGTCGGGCCGCTGGGACGACCGGCTGGAATAG
- a CDS encoding phosphopentomutase: MPLQPFRRVFVIVIDSVGVGELPDAAAYGDAGSNTLGHIAERHLLRIPHLNALGISRILPLAGQIPPASPAAAYGRMAERSPGKDSVTGHWEMMGLVLEHAFPTFPHGFPLDAIREYERRIGRTILGNTVASGTQIIDDLGREHIRTGQPIVYTSADSVFQIAAHEDVIPVPELYRICEIAYEMFGLGMGVGRVIARPFVGQPGHFTRTSNRHDYALAPFEPTLLDRLTAKGVPVIAIGKIRDLFAGHGIAEAVHTTSDSDGMDAVDRAIASAPDGLIFANLVDFDTQYGHRNDVAGYAANLERFDLRLGSLLPCLRVDDLLVITADHGNDPTTSSTDHAREYVPLLMYGARAVAGVDLGTRDTFADLGQTLADLFGVGPLRHGRSVLRKIVRQGT, from the coding sequence ATGCCGCTCCAGCCGTTCCGCCGCGTCTTCGTCATCGTCATCGACAGCGTCGGGGTCGGCGAGTTGCCGGATGCCGCCGCGTACGGCGACGCGGGCAGCAATACGCTGGGGCACATCGCGGAGCGCCATCTGCTCCGCATCCCGCATCTCAACGCCCTCGGCATCTCGCGCATTCTGCCGCTGGCCGGCCAGATCCCGCCCGCCTCGCCCGCGGCCGCCTACGGCCGAATGGCCGAGCGGTCGCCCGGCAAGGATTCGGTGACCGGGCACTGGGAGATGATGGGGCTCGTGCTCGAGCACGCGTTCCCCACGTTTCCGCACGGCTTCCCGCTCGACGCGATCCGTGAGTATGAGCGCCGCATCGGCCGCACGATTCTCGGCAACACCGTCGCGTCAGGGACGCAGATCATCGACGATCTCGGGCGCGAGCATATCCGGACGGGTCAACCGATTGTGTACACGTCCGCCGACAGCGTCTTTCAGATTGCGGCACACGAGGACGTGATCCCGGTGCCGGAGCTGTACCGAATCTGCGAGATCGCCTACGAGATGTTCGGTCTGGGCATGGGTGTCGGCCGGGTGATTGCCAGGCCGTTCGTTGGCCAGCCAGGCCACTTCACGCGAACCTCGAACCGGCACGACTATGCATTGGCGCCGTTCGAGCCGACGCTGCTCGATCGGCTGACGGCGAAGGGCGTGCCCGTGATCGCGATCGGCAAGATCCGTGACCTGTTTGCCGGGCACGGAATTGCGGAGGCCGTTCATACGACGTCGGATTCGGACGGGATGGATGCCGTCGATCGCGCAATCGCGTCGGCGCCCGATGGCCTGATCTTCGCCAACCTCGTCGACTTCGACACCCAGTACGGCCACCGCAATGACGTGGCAGGGTACGCGGCGAATCTCGAGCGGTTCGACCTGCGCCTGGGTTCGTTGCTTCCATGCTTGCGGGTTGATGACCTCCTGGTGATCACGGCAGACCACGGCAACGATCCCACCACGAGTTCGACCGACCACGCGCGTGAGTACGTGCCGCTGCTGATGTACGGGGCGCGCGCGGTCGCCGGCGTCGACCTCGGCACCCGCGATACCTTTGCCGACCTCGGCCAGACGCTGGCCGACCTGTTTGGCGTCGGGCCGCTGCGACATGGCCGGAGCGTTCTCCGGAAGATCGTCAGGCAGGGCACGTAG
- a CDS encoding RNA chaperone Hfq, whose product MSDTRAPAAPDVQDGFLNIARRSRATVRFLLMDGTDFEARVTNFDRFAVLVEQDGIDSMVFKHAIASIRAPRATGAPNLPEQG is encoded by the coding sequence ATGTCTGACACGAGAGCGCCGGCGGCCCCTGATGTCCAGGACGGCTTCCTCAACATCGCGCGGCGCAGCCGCGCCACGGTGCGGTTTCTTCTGATGGACGGCACCGACTTCGAGGCTCGCGTCACCAACTTTGATCGATTCGCCGTGCTGGTCGAACAGGACGGCATCGACAGCATGGTCTTCAAGCACGCCATCGCGTCGATCCGCGCGCCGCGCGCCACGGGCGCACCGAACCTTCCGGAGCAGGGCTGA
- the miaA gene encoding tRNA (adenosine(37)-N6)-dimethylallyltransferase MiaA, with translation MNHGDPGIDRTVVAILGPTASGKSALGLALAKRFGGEIISCDSTAVYKGFDIGTDKVPIVQQDGVPHYLVDLVEPSCEYTAADYARDAMRAILDIRKRGRLPILVGGTGFYYRALVRGLFPGPARDPAIRGRLERIAAQRGVERLHRWLARVDPPSAVRIQSRDLVRIVRALEVYLKSGTPLTQHFADTRAPLDGWTVIGLVVAPPWTEITDRIARRVDVQFARGIVDEVRQALAIGVPATSRPFTGYVYRRVLEHVRGERDEAATRELIVRENRHYARRQLIWFRKEPNLVWIHRAGERDDAIDEAGRMIGARLGLMSVTGPLAETATDGPDV, from the coding sequence ATGAACCACGGAGACCCCGGAATCGATCGCACCGTGGTCGCCATTCTGGGACCGACCGCCAGCGGCAAGAGCGCGCTCGGACTCGCACTGGCGAAGCGGTTTGGCGGCGAGATCATCAGCTGCGATTCCACGGCCGTGTACAAAGGCTTCGACATCGGAACCGACAAGGTGCCGATCGTCCAGCAGGACGGTGTGCCGCACTACTTGGTCGATCTGGTCGAACCCTCCTGTGAGTACACCGCCGCAGACTACGCCCGTGACGCGATGCGGGCCATCCTCGACATCCGGAAGCGGGGCCGCCTTCCGATCCTGGTCGGAGGAACCGGCTTCTACTACCGGGCGCTGGTGCGCGGGCTGTTTCCGGGGCCTGCGCGGGACCCCGCGATCCGCGGCCGGCTCGAGCGGATTGCGGCGCAGCGCGGCGTGGAGCGTCTCCATCGCTGGCTGGCGCGCGTCGATCCGCCATCCGCCGTCCGGATTCAGTCGCGCGACCTGGTCCGTATCGTGCGCGCCCTCGAGGTGTACCTGAAGAGCGGCACGCCGCTGACACAGCACTTCGCCGATACGCGCGCGCCGCTCGACGGCTGGACGGTGATTGGCCTCGTGGTTGCGCCGCCGTGGACCGAGATCACGGATCGGATTGCGCGGCGCGTCGATGTCCAGTTTGCGCGCGGCATTGTCGACGAAGTGCGGCAGGCGTTAGCGATCGGGGTGCCGGCGACATCGCGGCCGTTCACCGGATACGTCTATCGGCGTGTGCTGGAGCACGTCCGCGGCGAGCGCGACGAGGCGGCGACACGCGAGCTCATCGTCCGCGAGAACCGTCACTACGCGCGGCGGCAGTTGATCTGGTTCCGCAAAGAGCCTAATCTAGTCTGGATTCACAGGGCTGGTGAACGAGACGACGCGATCGACGAAGCCGGGCGCATGATTGGTGCGCGGCTCGGCCTGATGTCGGTCACCGGTCCGCTTGCGGAGACTGCCACCGATGGCCCAGATGTCTGA
- a CDS encoding TonB family protein, with protein sequence MYFNFDDQHTDVSGMDRAMSWREGVLLSLVVHLAVTILVILAPQLFPVGKPDASEVEQRMAMMRQRENEARRFVFVQPRAEFDAKQKPKGSDLSDRDRSTQSPERMPSPMNLQPFSRGNTPERIDQPAPPPQMRSPQDAASPGQPAPGPPGPRVQEDSVLRGLTGPAPLPRAGAGGVSGDRLGEAIRNVQRYAPPQIFDNSQGGGQFGSAIQFDTKGVEFGPWVRRFIAQIKRNWFIPYAAMALKGHVVVTFVVHKDGSITELGVAGPSSVDAFNNSSFNAVASSNPTQPLPPEYPDEKARFTVTFYYNEPPPDR encoded by the coding sequence ATGTACTTCAACTTCGACGATCAACACACCGATGTTTCCGGCATGGACCGCGCCATGTCGTGGCGGGAGGGCGTGCTGCTGTCGCTCGTCGTGCACCTGGCGGTGACCATCCTCGTCATCCTGGCTCCCCAGTTGTTTCCGGTCGGAAAGCCGGATGCGAGCGAAGTCGAGCAGCGAATGGCGATGATGCGGCAGCGTGAGAACGAGGCCCGGCGATTCGTCTTCGTCCAGCCGCGTGCCGAGTTCGATGCCAAGCAGAAGCCGAAGGGGTCTGACTTGTCAGACCGTGACCGCTCGACGCAGTCACCGGAACGGATGCCAAGTCCGATGAACCTGCAGCCGTTCTCGCGGGGGAATACGCCCGAGCGCATCGACCAGCCTGCGCCGCCGCCACAGATGCGGTCGCCGCAGGACGCGGCCAGCCCCGGGCAACCGGCGCCGGGACCTCCGGGACCGAGAGTGCAGGAAGATTCGGTATTGCGTGGCCTCACGGGTCCGGCGCCGCTGCCGCGGGCAGGTGCCGGGGGCGTGTCGGGGGACCGGCTGGGTGAGGCGATCCGCAACGTCCAGCGGTATGCGCCGCCGCAGATCTTCGACAATTCGCAGGGCGGGGGCCAGTTCGGATCGGCGATTCAGTTTGATACGAAGGGTGTCGAGTTCGGGCCGTGGGTCAGGCGCTTCATCGCGCAGATCAAGCGGAACTGGTTCATCCCGTACGCCGCGATGGCGCTGAAGGGGCATGTTGTTGTCACCTTCGTCGTGCACAAGGACGGCAGCATCACGGAACTGGGAGTGGCTGGCCCCTCGTCAGTTGACGCGTTCAACAACTCGTCGTTCAACGCCGTTGCCTCGTCGAATCCGACGCAGCCGTTGCCGCCCGAGTACCCCGACGAGAAGGCCCGGTTCACCGTCACGTTCTACTACAACGAACCCCCGCCAGATCGATAA
- a CDS encoding ubiquinone/menaquinone biosynthesis methyltransferase encodes MTPDAAELGRDKAPARIGGMFDAIAHRYDLLNRVLSGGLDAWWRRKAIAALGLGGGETVLDLCCGTADLAIAATRGRRGARRVVGVDLSRGMLRYGARKLVRRGLADAVWLTQGDAMRIPVRSGSVDAAAVAFGIRNVEAPDVVFQDVLRVLRPGGRFAVLEFGLPPTPGIRQLYLAYFRHVLPRIGRLLSGHTSAYRYLPASVSTFPEPGALVATLKAQGFIDVRAVQLTLGVVYLYSASKRS; translated from the coding sequence GTGACGCCAGACGCCGCTGAACTCGGACGCGACAAGGCGCCCGCCCGCATCGGCGGGATGTTTGATGCGATTGCCCATCGCTACGATCTGCTGAACCGCGTCCTCAGCGGCGGCCTGGATGCGTGGTGGCGGCGGAAGGCGATTGCCGCCCTGGGTCTCGGCGGCGGCGAGACGGTGCTCGACTTGTGTTGCGGCACCGCTGATTTGGCGATTGCGGCGACGAGGGGACGCCGGGGCGCCAGACGGGTGGTCGGCGTCGACCTCTCGCGCGGCATGCTGCGGTACGGCGCGCGGAAACTCGTCCGGCGGGGCCTCGCCGATGCCGTCTGGCTCACGCAGGGCGACGCGATGCGGATCCCGGTGCGGTCCGGGAGCGTCGATGCGGCAGCGGTCGCCTTCGGCATTCGAAACGTGGAGGCACCGGACGTCGTATTTCAAGACGTGCTGCGCGTCCTGCGCCCGGGAGGGCGGTTCGCCGTGCTCGAGTTTGGCCTGCCGCCGACCCCGGGCATTCGACAGTTGTACCTGGCGTACTTTCGCCACGTACTGCCGCGGATCGGTCGATTGCTGTCCGGCCACACGTCGGCGTATCGCTACCTGCCGGCTTCGGTCAGCACGTTTCCCGAGCCGGGTGCGCTCGTTGCGACGTTGAAGGCGCAAGGATTTATTGACGTGCGCGCCGTCCAGTTGACCCTGGGCGTCGTCTATCTCTACAGCGCCTCAAAACGTTCGTGA
- a CDS encoding UbiX family flavin prenyltransferase has product MSTDTLIRPRSFVVAITGASGALYAARTAAALLEQGCHLDLVVTDFGRRLLRDELDTEASGDALMEYLQTKYGDGVLRGHYALHSNRDLGASIASGSRSADGMVIVPCSMKTMAGVANGLSRTLVERAADVMLKERKPLVIVPRETPMSLPQLRNMVLCAEAGVIVVPAMPAFYQVPKSLDDLADFMAGKILSVLGVEHHLYPAWSGQVER; this is encoded by the coding sequence ATGTCCACTGACACGCTGATCCGTCCTCGGAGTTTTGTGGTTGCCATCACCGGGGCCAGCGGCGCTCTGTATGCCGCCAGGACCGCTGCGGCGCTGCTGGAGCAAGGCTGCCACCTCGATCTGGTCGTGACGGATTTCGGTCGTCGTCTGCTGCGCGACGAGCTCGACACCGAGGCGTCCGGCGACGCGCTGATGGAGTATCTTCAGACCAAGTATGGAGACGGCGTGTTGCGAGGGCACTACGCTCTGCACAGCAACCGGGACCTCGGTGCGTCTATCGCGAGCGGCAGCCGATCTGCCGACGGCATGGTGATCGTGCCGTGTTCGATGAAGACCATGGCCGGGGTCGCGAACGGGCTGTCGCGCACGCTGGTCGAGCGCGCCGCCGACGTGATGCTCAAGGAGCGGAAACCCCTGGTGATCGTGCCCCGCGAAACACCGATGAGCCTGCCGCAGCTGCGCAACATGGTGCTCTGCGCGGAGGCCGGCGTGATTGTGGTTCCCGCGATGCCCGCCTTCTATCAGGTGCCGAAGTCGCTCGATGATCTGGCCGACTTCATGGCCGGCAAGATCCTGTCGGTGCTTGGCGTGGAACACCACCTCTATCCCGCGTGGTCCGGCCAGGTCGAGCGGTGA
- the ubiA gene encoding putative 4-hydroxybenzoate polyprenyltransferase → MLNQLLTYASFVRIGHSVFALPFALTGMMLASRRVPLTAGRVIWIVVAMITARSAAMGFNRLVDARFDALNPRTAGRELPAGRMSVREAVLFVMVSSAAFVLAAAALNPVCLALSPVALAIVFWYSLAKRFTWSTQAFLGLAMAVAPVGGWLAAGGREGWEPWLLALAIGTWVSGFDVLYACQDLDFDRARGLKSIPQRFGVAVSLGISRGLHVATIVCLAALGLVVPLGGIYLGGVAGVAVLLAYEQSLVSVRDLTRVKFAFDLNGYVGILYFITTAAAIYVH, encoded by the coding sequence GTGCTGAATCAGCTGCTGACCTACGCTTCGTTCGTGCGCATCGGCCACTCGGTCTTCGCGTTGCCGTTTGCGCTGACCGGAATGATGCTGGCGTCGCGCCGGGTGCCTCTGACGGCCGGACGCGTCATCTGGATCGTCGTGGCGATGATCACCGCGCGCAGTGCCGCGATGGGATTCAACCGGCTCGTCGACGCCCGGTTCGATGCGCTCAATCCCCGCACGGCCGGTCGCGAACTGCCCGCCGGCCGCATGAGCGTTCGTGAGGCGGTGCTGTTCGTGATGGTCTCATCGGCGGCGTTCGTGCTGGCGGCCGCCGCGCTCAACCCCGTCTGTCTGGCGCTCTCGCCGGTGGCGCTCGCGATCGTCTTCTGGTACTCGCTGGCCAAGCGGTTCACCTGGTCGACGCAGGCATTTCTGGGTCTCGCAATGGCCGTGGCGCCGGTTGGCGGATGGCTGGCAGCAGGCGGGCGCGAGGGATGGGAGCCGTGGCTGCTGGCGCTGGCGATCGGCACGTGGGTGAGCGGATTCGACGTGTTGTACGCCTGTCAGGATCTCGACTTCGACCGCGCACGCGGGCTGAAGTCGATTCCACAGCGTTTTGGCGTGGCCGTGTCGTTGGGGATTTCGCGAGGCCTTCACGTCGCGACCATCGTCTGCCTGGCTGCGTTGGGGCTGGTCGTGCCGTTGGGAGGCATCTATCTGGGCGGCGTGGCCGGTGTGGCGGTGCTGCTGGCGTACGAGCAGTCGCTCGTCTCGGTCCGCGATCTCACCCGTGTCAAGTTCGCGTTCGACCTGAACGGGTATGTCGGCATCCTGTACTTCATCACTACGGCCGCGGCCATTTATGTCCACTGA